From Erwinia pyri, a single genomic window includes:
- the dnaA gene encoding chromosomal replication initiator protein DnaA: MSLTLWQQCLARLQDELPATEFSMWIRPLQAELNDNTLALYAPNRFVLDWVRDKYLNNINGLLNDFCGSDTPLLRFEVGSKPVTRQISQPVMASAAQTNAPVQGSRPAPSRPSWDSMPAPAELSYRSNVNTKHNFDNFVEGKSNQLARAAARQVADNPGGAYNPLFLYGGTGLGKTHLLHAVGNGIMARKPNAKVVYMHSERFVQDMVKALQNNAIEEFKRYYRSVDALLIDDIQFFANKERSQEEFFHTFNALLEGNQQIILTSDRYPKEINGVEDRLKSRFGWGLTVAIEPPELETRVAILMKKADENDIRLPGEVAFFIAKRLRSNVRELEGALNRVIANANFTGRAITIDFVREALRDLLALQEKLVTIDNIQKTVAEYYKIKVADLLSKRRSRSVARPRQMAMAMAKELTNHSLPEIGDAFGGRDHTTVLHACRKIEQLREESHDIKEDFSNLIRTLSS, encoded by the coding sequence TTAAACGACAACACGTTGGCCCTGTATGCACCAAACCGGTTTGTGCTCGATTGGGTTCGGGATAAATACCTCAATAATATTAACGGCCTGCTGAATGATTTCTGCGGTTCAGATACGCCGTTACTGCGTTTTGAAGTGGGCAGTAAGCCGGTGACACGGCAGATCAGCCAGCCGGTGATGGCCAGCGCCGCCCAGACCAATGCGCCGGTTCAGGGTTCGCGTCCTGCGCCTTCACGCCCAAGCTGGGACAGCATGCCGGCACCAGCAGAGCTCTCTTACCGCTCGAACGTTAACACCAAGCACAACTTTGATAACTTCGTTGAAGGTAAATCAAACCAGCTGGCCCGAGCGGCAGCCCGCCAGGTCGCGGACAATCCCGGCGGCGCCTATAATCCTCTCTTCCTTTATGGCGGCACGGGCCTGGGCAAGACCCACCTGCTGCATGCGGTAGGCAACGGCATTATGGCGCGTAAGCCAAATGCGAAAGTGGTCTATATGCACTCCGAGCGCTTTGTGCAGGATATGGTGAAGGCGCTGCAGAACAATGCGATTGAAGAGTTTAAGCGTTACTACCGTTCGGTAGATGCGCTGTTAATTGATGACATTCAATTCTTTGCCAATAAAGAGCGATCTCAGGAAGAGTTCTTCCACACCTTTAATGCGCTGCTGGAAGGCAATCAGCAGATCATTCTGACCTCGGATCGCTATCCAAAAGAGATCAACGGGGTGGAAGATCGTCTGAAATCACGCTTTGGCTGGGGATTAACGGTGGCGATCGAGCCGCCTGAACTGGAAACCCGCGTGGCGATCCTGATGAAGAAAGCGGATGAAAACGATATCCGTCTGCCGGGTGAAGTGGCTTTCTTTATTGCTAAACGTCTGCGTTCCAACGTGCGTGAACTGGAAGGCGCGTTAAACCGTGTGATCGCCAATGCCAATTTCACCGGCCGCGCCATCACTATCGATTTTGTGCGGGAAGCCTTGCGCGATCTGCTGGCTCTTCAGGAAAAGTTGGTCACCATCGACAACATCCAGAAAACGGTGGCAGAGTATTACAAAATCAAGGTAGCCGATCTGCTCTCCAAGCGGCGTTCCCGCTCGGTGGCGCGTCCTCGCCAGATGGCGATGGCGATGGCGAAAGAGTTGACCAACCACAGTTTACCGGAAATCGGTGATGCTTTCGGGGGTCGTGACCATACCACGGTGCTGCATGCCTGTCGTAAAATCGAGCAGCTGCGTGAAGAAAGTCACGATATTAAAGAAGATTTCTCAAATTTAATCAGAACATTATCTTCCTGA